From a single Anomaloglossus baeobatrachus isolate aAnoBae1 chromosome 8, aAnoBae1.hap1, whole genome shotgun sequence genomic region:
- the CZIB gene encoding CXXC motif containing zinc binding protein isoform X2: protein MVLKCGNCGEVSDKWQYITLMDSVPLKGGRGSASMVQKCKLCSRENSIDILRISLQPYNAEDSERFKTIVEFECRGLEPVDFQPQAGFAAEGAETATPFNDINLEEKDWTDYDEKAQESVGIYEVTHQFKKC from the exons TTGAAATGCGGAAACTGTGGAGAAGTATCGGACAAATGGCAGTATATCACATTGATG GACAGTGTTCCATTAAAAGGTGGGCGAGGCAGCGCCAGTATGGTACAGAAGTGCAAGCTTTGCTCTCGAGAGAACTCTATAG atatATTGAGAATCTCGCTGCAGCCGTACAAT GCCGAAGACAGCGAGCGTTTTAAGACTATCGTGGAATTTGAGTGTCGAGGTCTGGAGCCGGTCGATTTTCAGCCTCAG GCCGGATTTGCTGCTGAAGGAGCAGAAACTGCGACACCATTCAATGACATTAACCTGGAGGAAAAG GACTGGACGGATTATGATGAGAAGGCACAAGAGTCTGTGGGGATCTACGAGGTGACGCATCAGTTTAAGAAGTGCTAA
- the CZIB gene encoding CXXC motif containing zinc binding protein isoform X1 has translation MVKFALQLKANLENITRLRPVGDDFCWFLKLKCGNCGEVSDKWQYITLMDSVPLKGGRGSASMVQKCKLCSRENSIDILRISLQPYNAEDSERFKTIVEFECRGLEPVDFQPQAGFAAEGAETATPFNDINLEEKDWTDYDEKAQESVGIYEVTHQFKKC, from the exons AAGTTTGCGTTACAGCTGAAGGCCAATCTAGAAAACATCACGAGGCTGCGGCCGGTGGGCGATGATTTCTGCTGGTTCCTAAAG TTGAAATGCGGAAACTGTGGAGAAGTATCGGACAAATGGCAGTATATCACATTGATG GACAGTGTTCCATTAAAAGGTGGGCGAGGCAGCGCCAGTATGGTACAGAAGTGCAAGCTTTGCTCTCGAGAGAACTCTATAG atatATTGAGAATCTCGCTGCAGCCGTACAAT GCCGAAGACAGCGAGCGTTTTAAGACTATCGTGGAATTTGAGTGTCGAGGTCTGGAGCCGGTCGATTTTCAGCCTCAG GCCGGATTTGCTGCTGAAGGAGCAGAAACTGCGACACCATTCAATGACATTAACCTGGAGGAAAAG GACTGGACGGATTATGATGAGAAGGCACAAGAGTCTGTGGGGATCTACGAGGTGACGCATCAGTTTAAGAAGTGCTAA